Proteins found in one Plasmodium gaboni strain SY75 chromosome 13, whole genome shotgun sequence genomic segment:
- a CDS encoding lipoate-protein ligase 1 produces the protein MKRIFRLVRRCYYSTEKRTNGPLVLVSNNQNIHFNLSLENFLLNNYNDLLKYLNINTIEKFNEPILFLWRNNRSIIIGKNQNIWSECDLKNIKEDGVLVARRFTGGGAVYHDLGNVCFTFLNSNVNTSSNFSIILNTLKNHFNIEAKTQGRNDITVNDQKCSGSAFKKIRDVFLHHGTILINLEKNILNKYLTPDKIKYIKHGVSSVNARTINLSEINKNITCENLCIALIKEFIKFYEQNYKQNINNVTNLENNINNSNFQKKKQININNTNENNLIHNTNIIPNDITVHYIDQNNNITKNPEFLKYYNLLKDWDWCYGKTPKFQNHLCKQFTFGKLELFFNVSNGFIKDGNIFSDCLDINLIDHLKSIFNNDIKYSKEDINSFLKKLNVENKNYLNEVSSWILQEL, from the coding sequence ATGAAACGAATTTTTAGGTTGGTAAGAAGATGCTATTATTCAACTGAAAAAAGGACAAATGGGCCTTTGGTATTAGTATCTAATAATCAgaatattcattttaatttatccttagaaaattttcttttaaacaattataatgatttactaaaatatttaaatataaacacTATTGAGAAGTTTAATGAACcaattttatttctatGGAGAAATAATAGATCTATAATTATAGgaaaaaatcaaaatatatggAGTGAATgtgatttaaaaaatataaaagaagatGGAGTTCTAGTAGCTCGTCGATTTACTGGTGGAGGTGCCGTTTATCATGATTTAGGTAATGTATgttttacatttttaaaCAGTAATGTTAATACTTCATCTAATTTCTCTATCATTTTAAATACCTTAAAAaatcattttaatattgAAGCTAAGACACAGGGAAGAAACGATATTACAGTAAATGATCAAAAATGTTCAGGTTCTgcttttaaaaaaattagagATGTATTCTTACATCATGGTActatattaattaatttggaaaaaaatatattaaataaatatttaacaccagataaaataaaatatataaaacacGGTGTTTCTAGTGTTAATGCAAGAACAATTAATTTAAgtgaaataaataaaaatattacatgTGAAAATTTGTGCATAGCTTTAATTAAAGAattcataaaattttatgaacaaaattataaacaaaatataaataatgtaacaaatttagaaaataatataaataattctaATTTTCagaagaaaaaacaaattaatataaacaatacAAATGAAAACAATTTAATACATAACACCAATATAATACCTAATGATATTACTGTTCATTATATTgatcaaaataataatattactaAAAATCCTGAATTCcttaaatattataatttattaaaagattGGGATTGGTGTTATGGAAAAACTCCCAAATTTCAAAATCATCTTTGTAAACAATTCACGTTTGGAAAAttagaattattttttaatgtatCTAATGGTTTCATAAAAGATGGAAATATTTTCTCAGATTGTTTAGATATTAATCTTATTGATCATCTCAAATCAATTTTTAACAATGatattaaatattcaaaagaagatataaatagttttttaaaaaaattaaatgttgaaaataaaaattatttaaacGAAGTTAGTTCATGGATATTACAAGAACTTTAG
- a CDS encoding hypothetical protein (conserved Plasmodium protein, unknown function), which translates to MKEYLSEQERLKLKIRNNYFEKNAIRSKIVNYLNRLTDLSIDHKEEDIKKLKQKRISSNENLDKLPEFKIEKRPKLEEDETTVNRNKRLLQIGLFDHLRKAKDALEQEKTDEKVIMHNLQNKRVEEKIHEVKRSFEKIELDDIEIKIIAYVKDMKMIEECIKQDEDKLMKLNLISHYEKMKNFISTNTYPTIFWCPLKFNDKTRILQKNTEEFINKKIDAIKSTNYQVEFKDENWLEEFDKLKRIIKNKNKEYFKNKSDHDQNNIYENEPVGKSGSHHDHDLEEEKCISLHSQKSDKRSMSVYSSKSDELNKDDKKNNSLNSENEKVLEDKTYSCDEKNQNESDYKNDDNKLMVCKNEENVLENHTNENNSMDDTLKEKLDIKKGSRARKERNSISPERIKTENSDDSIKYVGDENEKVVLKNNTVQEEEEKFMDKVFEGEENTGESYEGNENTGKSYGGEENTGKSYEGNENTGKSYEGEENTGKSHEGEENTGKSYEGEENTGKSYEGEENTGKSYECEENTGKSHEGEENTGKSYEGEENTGKSYEVNEEQKGKAKRGRPKGKSKRKGKIK; encoded by the exons ATGAAAGAATATTTATCAGAACAGGAACGActaaaattaaaaataagaaataattattttgaGAAAAATGCTATAAGATCAAAAATAgtaaattatttgaataGATTAACTGACCTCTCTATAg aTCATAAGGAAgaagatattaaaaaaCTAAAGCAAAAGAGAATATCATCCAATGAAAATTTG gATAAATTACCTGAATTTAAAATAGAAAAACGG CCGAAATTAGAAGAAGACGAAACAACTGTAAATAGGAATAAGCGACTGCTACAAATTGGTTTATTCGATCATTTGAGAAAAGCCAAAGATGCTTTAGAACAAGAAAAAACGGATGAAAAGGTTATAATGCATAATCTTCAAAACAAGAGAGTGGAAGAAAAGATACATGAAGTGAAAAGAAGCTTTGAAAAAATTGAACTGGACGAtattgaaataaaaataatcGCATATGTTAAGGATATGAAAATGATAGAAGAATGTATAAAGCAAGATGAAGATAAATTAATGAAGTTAAATTTAATAAGTCATTATGAAAAGAtgaaaaattttattaGTACTAATACTTACCCAACTATTTTTTGGTGTCCtttaaaatttaatgaTAAGACAAGAATTcttcaaaaaaatacagaagaatttattaataaaaaaattgatgCTATCAAATCAACAAATTATCAAGTAGAATTTAAAGATGAAAATTGGTTGGAAGAATTTgacaaattaaaaagaataatcaaaaataaaaataaagaatattttaaaaataaatcagatcatgatcaaaataatatttatgaaaatgAGCCCGTGGGTAAATCAGGAAGCCATCATGATCATGATTTAGAAGAGGAAAAATGCATATCACTACATAGTCAAAAAAGCGATAAAAGAAGCATGTCAGTGTATAGTTCAAAAAGTGATGAATTAAATAAggatgataaaaaaaataattctcTTAACAGTGAAAACGAGAAAGTATTGGAAGATAAAACGTATAGTTGTGATGAAAAAAATCAGAATGAAAGtgattataaaaatgatgataataaattaatggtttgtaaaaatgaagaaaatgtTTTAGAAAATCATACAAATGAGAACAATTCTATGGATGATActttaaaagaaaaacttgatattaaaaaaggTTCAAGGGCaagaaaagaaagaaaTTCAATAAGCCCCGAAAGAATAAAGACGGAAAATTCAGATGATagtataaaatatgttggagatgaaaatgaaaaagtagttttaaaaaataataccGTTCAAGAGGAGGAGGAAAAATTTATGGATAAGGTTTTTGAAGGTGAAGAAAATACAGGGGAATCATATGAAGGTAATGAAAATACAGGAAAATCTTATGGAGGTGAAGAAAATACAGGGAAATCATATGAAGGTAATGAAAATACAGGAAAATCGTATGAAGGTGAAGAAAATACTGGGAAATCGCATGAAGGTGAAGAAAATACTGGGAAATCATATGAAGGCGAAGAAAATACAGGAAAATCGTATGAAGGTGAAGAAAATACTGGGAAATCGTATGAATGTGAAGAAAATACAGGAAAATCACATGAAGGTGAAGAAAATACAGGAAAATCATATGAAGGGGAAGAAAATACAGGAAAATCATATGAAGTAAATGAAGAACAGAAAGGTAAAGCAAAAAGAGGCAGACCTAAAGGAAAATCTAAACGAAAAGGgaaaattaaataa
- a CDS encoding putative ubiquitin-like protein — protein sequence MDELTYMYKYKKMNEQKVIYVNSIGNFLKEIEYHDDNKIYEVLKKNNLLNEDNKYLYQGKNGLLNLDKTFSYYEIKTGDTIYILPEPDPLPYLIYLFHQESGKVYSIELNHMDSIDMLHKQVERVLKIEEENQILIYNGKCLHKKKTLKEEMLTRESLVTILDKRDIPDIQNGNEEL from the exons atgGATGAGttaacatatatgtataaatataaaaagatgAATGAACAAAAAGTAATTTATGTTAATAGTATTGgaaattttttaaaagaaatagaatatcatgatgataataaaatttatgaagtattaaaaaagaataatttattgaatgaagataataaatatttatatcaagGGAAAAATGGACTTTTAAATTTAGATAAAACCTTTTCatattatgaaataaaaacaGGTGAtactatttatattttgcCTGAACCGGATCCTTTGCCTTACTTGATTTATCTGTTTCATCAAGAATCGGGAAAAGTATAT AGCATTGAATTAAATCATATGGATTCGATAGATATGTTACACAAACAAGTGGAGAGAGTCTTAAAAATTGAAGAAGAAAAtcaaatattaatatacaATGGAAAATGCctacacaaaaaaaaaacattgAAGGAAGAAATGTTAACAAGGGAAAGTTTAGTTACCATATTGGATAAAAGGGACATACCTGATATACAAAATGGAAATGAAGAGTTATAG
- a CDS encoding putative TFIIH basal transcription factor subunit — MQNPQNSENKVIFVEDVVRDFDENEIFEEITGKFTWEQDVERSWNLLVENNGVLQHVSQENDENENKEKYKKNQGSSLRKGIFRHIIILFDMSSSMKERDLKPDRINVALECVESFLKNFFFKNPVGHVGVVALKNSSAKLIQPFTSNVDDILNSILKERTAGLQGSPSLEEGLQIAHDLLIDMPLYGTKEVLIMYGSIRTCDKKNILNVLELLVKSNIYVNCISIAPEMYILKHICEKSNGFYKICTSKNSLMNEINNNAETPLWMQGMEPQLIHICFPTKKKISTQIMCSCHGKLNTDTYVCNFCNSYTCKIPSKCKVCGIHLISMHDLSHITNNLQGSPLFIEIKNEQGIYKVCSSCNQQLYNKIYQCTKCQHIFCLECDIFIHEELNQCPFCLINDT, encoded by the exons ATGCAAAATCCTCAAAATAGTGAAAATAAA gtCATTTTTGTTGAAGATGTTGTAAGAGATTTTGACgaaaatgaaatatttgAAGAGATAACTGGGAAATTTACATGGGAACAAg ATGTTGAACGATCATGGAATTTGCTGGTAGAAAATAATGGTGTGCTACAACATGTTAGCCAAGAGAATGAcgaaaatgaaaataaagagaaatataaaaagaacCAAGGATCTTCTTTAAGGAAAGGAATATTTAG ACACATAATCATTCTATTTGACATGTCTAGTAGTATGAAAGAAAGGGATTTAAAACCAGATAGGATAAATGTAGCTTTAGAATGTGTGGAA tCATTTCTAAAAAACTTTTTCTTCAAGAATCCTGTTGGACATGTTGGTGTAGTAGCTTTAAAGAATAGTTCAGCCAAATTAATACAACCATTTACATCAAATGTagatgatatattaaattcGATATTAAAGGAAAGAACAGCAGGTCTTCAAGGTTCACCTTCATTGGAAGAAGGATTACAGATAGCACATGATTTATTAATCGATATGCCATTATATGGTACAAAAGAGGTTTTAATAATGTATGGATCTATAAGAACATGTGATAAGaaaaacattttaaatgtattagaattattagtaaaaagtaatatatatgtaaattgTATTTCAATAGCTCCAgaaatgtatatattaaagcATATTTGTGAAAAATCTAATggtttttataaaatatgtacaagtaaaaattctttaatgaatgaaataaataataatgcTGAAACACCTTTATGGATGCAAGGTATGGAACCTCaattaattcatatatgttttccaacaaagaaaaaaataagtaCACAAATAATGTGTTCATGCCATGGGAAATTAAATACTGATACATATGTATGTAATTTTTGTAATAGTTATACTTGCAAAATACCATCCAAATGTAAAGTATGTGGTATACATTTAATATCAATGCACGATCTTTCACATATTACAAATAATCTTCAAGGTTCCCCTTTATTcatagaaataaaaaatgaacaaggaatatataaagtatGTTCATCATGTAATCAACAATTgtataacaaaatatacCAATGTACAAAATGTCAACATATTTTTTGTCTTGAATGtgatatttttatacatgAAGAATTAAATCAATGTCCCTTCTGTTTAATTAATGATAcataa
- a CDS encoding hypothetical protein (conserved Plasmodium protein, unknown function) — MAGTLNLNDLKDEAILYYENALSYVFSNSSDENKKEIPLCVIYPNETIKVGFPIYSIKNINKNENVMNEDDNNNNRFNEEPLITYASESKYLYPKKVRLFYGLLYLLIFLEIFVTLYFKDNINYITSGEINLGQRVIYTLMCLSHFLVIMSKFKKCKSYLFDIYTSLSLFFFILSVLTINCFSSAFISIIQFFIFYLHLKINFYVMPQSCVIPP, encoded by the exons atggCAGGAACCttaaatttaaatgatttaaaagatgaagctatattatattatgaaaatgCTTTAAGTTATGTTTTTTCAAATTCTAgtgatgaaaataaaaaggaaatacCATTATGTGTTATATATCCGAACGAAACTATAAAAGTTGGTTTTCCAATATATTCTAttaagaatataaataaaaatgaaaatgttatgaatgaagatgataataataataatagatTTAATGAAGAACCATTAATTACATACGCATCAGAAtctaaatatttatatccTAAGAAAGTTAGGTTATTTTATGGTTTACTATAcctattaatatttttggAAATCTTTGTTACCCTATATTTTAAag ataatataaattatattactAGTGGAGAAATAAATTTAGGACAAAGAGTAATTTATACTTTGATGTGTTTATCTCATTTTTTAGTTATAATGtcaaaatttaaaaaatgtaaatcttatttatttgatatatatacatcattaagtttatttttttttatattatctgTTTTAACAATTAATTGTTTTAGTAGTGCTTTCATTTCCATAatacaattttttattttttatttacatctcaaaattaatttttatgttatgCCTCAATCATGTGTTATTCCTCcataa
- a CDS encoding serine/threonine protein kinase, whose translation MYLGSVKNFEDEFLCKGEYKQVYLSLEQNENNEAIEIDICCDNNIYDILQFCREKYGIYGEYIIDSCGNVIHSIKDIIDGDTLYLKEKKDDMNFFSKIKNNFIVNDYIVEKRIGSGGFGIVFQGVHIQTKQKVALKFIPKSNFLDVTDVHRVFIEIQTLRGLIHNNIIKMYDVNHFQNYVCLIMEYAINGDLKNYIKNKFNGFLSEKEAHDLFLQIVKGVYYCHSKHIVHRDLKLENILLDEKMTCKIADFGLSDFVNVDQNIKTEAGTKAYIAPEIIFNQTINYSVFKLDIWSLGILLFIMTQGFAPFQYMEKELKNFESNTLNYANDISDDLKDLISLMLNVDPNKRPIIVEILNHRWFENYKES comes from the coding sequence atgtatttgGGAAGTGTAAAAAATTTCGAAGACGAATTTTTATGTAAAGGGGAATATAAACAGGTCTATTTATCCCTAGAACAAAATGAGAACAATGAGGCTATAGAAATAGATATATGttgtgataataatatttatgatattCTTCAATTTTGTAGAGAAAAATATGGTATATATGgtgaatatattattgataGTTGTGGTAATGTAATACATTCgataaaagatataatagATGGTGATACCTTATATTTGAAAGAAAAGAAAGACgatatgaattttttttcaaaaataaaaaataattttattgtAAATGATTATATAGTAGAAAAGAGAATAGGTTCTGGTGGATTTGGTATTGTATTTCAAGGTGTACATATACAAACAAAACAAAAGGTTGcattaaaatttattcCTAAGAGTAATTTTTTAGATGTAACAGATGTACATAGAGTATTTATTGAAATTCAAACATTGAGAGGattaatacataataatattattaagaTGTATGATGTAAATCATTTTCAGAATTATGTATGTTTAATAATGGAATATGCAATAAATGgtgatttaaaaaattatattaaaaataagtTTAATGGATTTTTATCTGAAAAAGAAGCTCATGATTTATTTCTTCAAATTGTTAAAGGCGTATATTATTGTCATTCTAAACATATAGTACATAGAGATTtaaaattagaaaatatattattagatGAAAAAATGACATGTAAAATAGCTGATTTTGGATTATCAGATTTTGTTAATGTAGatcaaaatattaaaacaGAAGCAGGAACAAAAGCATATATAGCACCagaaataatttttaatcAAACAATTAATTATTCAGTTTTTAAATTAGATATATGGAGTTTAGgaattttattatttattatgaCACAAGGATTTGCACCTTTTCAATATATGGAAAAAGAACTCAAAAATTTTGAAAGTAATACACTTAATTATGCAAATGATATATCAGATGATTTGAAAGAtttaatatcattaatGTTGAATGTTGATCCTAATAAAAGACCAATCATAGTAGAGATACTAAATCATAGGTGGTTTGAAAATTATAAGGAATCATAG